Proteins co-encoded in one Armatimonadota bacterium genomic window:
- a CDS encoding aldo/keto reductase, whose product MSPKITRREFLTGAIATAYSPKLLANSERKLASLTDRVVLGKTGIRVSYLGFGTGTKGWDKRSNQTKLGTVRFSRLINYAYDLGVNYFDVADIYGTHSYVRAALKRIPRENYVIQTKIWYRTCKDAQQDLNRFLLELGTDYIDILLVHCVTEGTWAADQREIMDVLSAAKEKKIIRAHGISIHSLEAMKSAIENSWVDLALVRVNHKGAKMDGQPSEVVPVIKKLHNTGKAVVGIKILGEGTIAEERDASLKYVLGLDCIDSIIVGFESTEQIDDILKRGKSIMP is encoded by the coding sequence ATGTCTCCTAAGATAACTAGACGTGAATTTTTGACTGGTGCCATAGCTACTGCATATTCACCTAAGTTGCTTGCCAATTCAGAGCGAAAACTTGCATCGCTAACCGACCGTGTAGTACTAGGCAAAACCGGCATCAGGGTTTCCTATCTCGGCTTTGGTACGGGTACAAAAGGCTGGGACAAGCGTTCAAATCAAACCAAACTCGGAACGGTTAGGTTTTCTCGCTTAATCAATTATGCTTATGACCTTGGGGTGAACTATTTCGACGTCGCAGATATCTATGGTACACACTCGTATGTCCGCGCTGCTCTCAAGCGAATACCTCGGGAAAACTATGTTATCCAAACTAAGATATGGTACCGCACGTGCAAAGACGCTCAGCAGGATTTGAATCGGTTTCTTTTAGAGCTCGGTACCGACTATATAGATATTCTCTTGGTTCACTGCGTAACTGAGGGCACATGGGCTGCTGACCAGCGCGAAATTATGGATGTGCTTTCGGCGGCGAAGGAAAAGAAGATTATCCGAGCACATGGAATTTCAATCCATTCGCTTGAGGCAATGAAGTCAGCGATTGAGAACTCATGGGTAGATCTTGCCCTTGTTCGTGTTAACCACAAGGGCGCGAAAATGGACGGCCAACCTTCCGAGGTAGTGCCGGTTATAAAGAAACTGCATAACACAGGGAAGGCCGTAGTTGGGATTAAAATTCTAGGCGAGGGGACAATAGCTGAGGAGCGTGATGCTTCGCTTAAGTATGTACTTGGCCTCGATTGCATTGATTCCATAATTGTCGGCTTTGAATCAACCGAGCAAATCGATGATATCCTGAAGCGTGGTAAGAGTATTATGCCTTAA
- a CDS encoding DUF3662 domain-containing protein encodes MDIFEKLNKAFAGWYESWFGNAESDIRPRDVLRKIINAMEDNRKEGIDGKVYVPNKYVLELNFESDEERDYLLAFLDKAELESALRKYMAQNKYYLRGPLDFTIEELSVQEGKSQLEKLRVKCKWDVRPAEKEIEMSNQICLQMPYKLEEEHTVPAVETWDDATIAPPTLIVNHVDGRVQQFTLNKPDILIGRSKRLDNDLVLDKDGMVSKRHARITLGEEGFTIRDLNSTNGVWVNDERIESHLLRDGDRIRLGATQMVFKSLAAELKISPLATSRARRPRLLLKAPSGTEEFLLASEVIIGKSLTSDVRIMDTGVESNHARVFSPDGIIFYLEDLGSRGGTRINGELVPAYSPVRLLPGDKIIIGKVEIGFEMD; translated from the coding sequence ATGGATATATTTGAGAAACTGAACAAAGCCTTCGCTGGTTGGTATGAATCCTGGTTTGGCAATGCAGAAAGCGATATTCGGCCAAGAGATGTTCTGCGAAAAATCATCAATGCAATGGAGGATAACCGCAAGGAGGGGATTGATGGCAAAGTTTATGTGCCGAATAAATATGTACTTGAGCTCAACTTTGAAAGCGACGAGGAAAGAGACTACCTTCTGGCATTTCTAGATAAAGCAGAGCTCGAATCAGCCCTCCGCAAGTATATGGCGCAGAATAAGTACTACCTTCGTGGACCGCTGGATTTTACCATTGAAGAATTATCCGTTCAGGAAGGCAAATCTCAGCTAGAGAAACTAAGGGTAAAGTGTAAATGGGATGTTCGTCCTGCTGAGAAGGAAATTGAAATGTCCAATCAAATTTGTCTACAAATGCCTTATAAGCTCGAGGAGGAACACACCGTACCCGCCGTCGAGACATGGGATGACGCAACGATTGCACCCCCAACTCTTATTGTTAATCATGTTGATGGGAGAGTCCAACAATTTACGCTGAATAAGCCCGACATTTTAATCGGGAGGTCAAAGCGGCTGGACAACGATTTGGTTCTTGATAAGGATGGAATGGTTTCGAAAAGGCATGCTCGAATCACCCTTGGCGAAGAAGGCTTCACGATTAGAGATTTGAACAGCACAAACGGCGTTTGGGTGAATGACGAACGCATTGAAAGTCACTTACTCAGAGATGGCGACCGCATCAGGCTTGGCGCAACACAAATGGTTTTCAAAAGCTTGGCAGCCGAACTGAAGATTTCGCCGCTTGCTACTTCTCGTGCAAGGCGCCCACGACTGCTACTTAAAGCTCCATCCGGAACCGAAGAATTTCTGTTGGCATCAGAGGTCATTATTGGCAAGTCCCTGACTTCCGATGTTCGCATTATGGATACCGGCGTAGAAAGTAACCATGCCAGGGTGTTCTCGCCTGACGGGATAATTTTTTACTTGGAGGATCTCGGTAGCCGTGGCGGAACCAGAATCAATGGCGAGCTAGTCCCTGCATACTCGCCGGTGAGGCTTCTGCCAGGCGATAAGATAATTATAGGGAAAGTAGAGATTGGCTTTGAAATGGATTAG
- a CDS encoding Stp1/IreP family PP2C-type Ser/Thr phosphatase — protein sequence MAIPTISSSYKTHKGKRFSNEDACLTVPSEQLKGVLDGLYIVADGMGGRSSGSIASVMAVNTIRDVLLAELVSGIMDIRGALAHSFKAANDAIYRQAASSPELQGMGTTCVVAAVKGEQVYLGHMGDSRAYLFRNGELRRLTEDHSFVAEKIKAGEITEEQARKSRFRNVVTRAVGIEPDAEPEISSADLKLGDILLLCTDGLTVPVSEVEIKSILASASGPVEACDELVNAALRNGGSDNITAVVAAYGEDKSITPAIPRNKRSFSIFIGIIALLLGIAIGVCGSCLLPWRHLKPPSIKKVQTRHINLANIEYDEPVSLSHVPLQGRILLLNRHGLIHVVDREGRLLRLDSSGAILGSLAASDLLKPKPSMASFMIASDFQGNLYISNPVGKQIVKFAPDGLFLTTIGEGKLVAPEALAVDKDGNIFVIDSGRLKVIRVKAQSEVSNGPQPN from the coding sequence ATGGCTATCCCGACCATAAGTTCGTCATACAAGACTCACAAAGGAAAGCGGTTTTCAAATGAGGATGCTTGCCTAACTGTTCCATCTGAACAACTCAAAGGGGTACTCGATGGTCTATACATTGTTGCAGATGGCATGGGTGGAAGGTCTTCTGGTTCAATAGCAAGCGTCATGGCTGTTAATACCATCCGGGATGTGCTCCTTGCAGAACTAGTCAGTGGAATTATGGATATCAGAGGAGCGTTGGCGCACAGTTTTAAAGCGGCAAATGATGCCATTTACAGGCAGGCGGCATCTAGCCCCGAACTTCAAGGCATGGGGACAACTTGTGTCGTTGCCGCAGTCAAAGGTGAACAGGTTTACTTGGGGCACATGGGTGATAGTCGCGCTTACCTTTTTCGCAACGGAGAGCTTCGCCGTCTAACAGAGGATCACTCGTTCGTTGCTGAGAAAATCAAGGCAGGCGAAATAACCGAAGAGCAAGCGCGCAAAAGTCGGTTCCGCAATGTGGTAACTCGTGCGGTAGGTATAGAGCCAGATGCAGAGCCTGAGATAAGCTCTGCCGACTTGAAACTTGGCGATATTCTTCTTCTCTGCACAGATGGTTTGACAGTTCCTGTTTCTGAGGTTGAAATAAAATCTATCCTAGCTAGTGCGTCCGGTCCTGTGGAGGCATGCGACGAGCTTGTGAATGCGGCGCTGAGGAATGGTGGTTCGGATAACATAACCGCTGTTGTTGCAGCCTATGGAGAGGATAAGAGCATTACACCAGCCATCCCCAGGAATAAACGCAGCTTCTCGATATTCATTGGTATAATTGCCTTGCTTTTGGGAATCGCGATTGGGGTTTGCGGAAGCTGCTTGCTTCCGTGGAGGCACCTAAAGCCGCCGTCTATTAAGAAAGTCCAGACGCGGCATATAAACCTTGCAAATATCGAGTACGATGAACCCGTCTCACTTAGCCATGTGCCGCTCCAGGGCAGAATTCTTTTGCTCAATCGGCACGGGTTAATACATGTTGTTGATAGAGAGGGCCGTTTGCTTAGGCTGGATTCTTCTGGCGCTATTCTTGGCTCCCTGGCGGCTAGCGACTTGCTGAAACCTAAGCCATCTATGGCATCGTTTATGATTGCTTCAGATTTTCAAGGTAATCTTTATATCTCCAATCCTGTCGGAAAGCAAATCGTAAAGTTTGCGCCCGATGGTCTTTTCCTAACAACGATTGGAGAGGGCAAGCTTGTTGCTCCTGAAGCACTCGCGGTAGACAAGGACGGGAACATATTCGTAATTGATAGTGGGCGGCTGAAGGTAATCCGCGTTAAAGCTCAAAGTGAAGTGTCTAATGGTCCACAGCCTAATTAA
- a CDS encoding protein kinase translates to MALGKIGKYEKLDVLGHGVSGIVYLAWDTLLGKHVALKEISLQAADEARFIEEARVLDRLRHPNIVQVNSVDKINGHFVIDMEYVKGTNLHEYMRRRGKLSPKEALSIAIEVCDALDFAHKNHIVHRDVKPANILLSENGKAKIVDFGLAEILGSGSYAGGAGTYAYMAPEDFEEKEHSDHRSDIWSVGVALYEMLTGQRPFQAAKPKDPFSWKRAVEEDTPIPITELEPSLPGGLEQVICKALAKDKYDRYQSAAELRDDLKFILGRIDKSVPQADSKHFENLPASNKEEFKNPEIELSLDELNFGKVRQGETKSLKLRVRAPGRGKTKGRVASQPGWLSVSPRVFNSRKQSLFLVAEGGNVWRPGIYEDHLTLEIDGQAITIPAVVEILPARRQFEEVFWWYVPLLVMCMLPLLPAVMGKGGVIGVGLIIAGLLAAMLFIISMAADLGILERFVPGVIAGVGLGAIIGIVKSFAEGNSALGAGQIIITLAIGTVLCLLIVAQLLTASRWRLWAIALLFISLASFAILLR, encoded by the coding sequence ATGGCGCTAGGAAAAATTGGGAAATATGAAAAGCTCGATGTGCTTGGCCATGGAGTTTCGGGCATTGTATATCTTGCATGGGATACCCTCCTTGGCAAACATGTTGCTTTAAAGGAGATAAGTCTCCAGGCTGCAGATGAGGCACGGTTTATTGAGGAGGCGCGCGTGCTCGACCGCTTGCGCCATCCTAATATAGTGCAGGTGAACAGTGTTGACAAGATAAACGGGCACTTCGTAATTGACATGGAGTACGTGAAAGGAACAAACCTTCACGAGTACATGCGCCGTCGGGGAAAACTTTCGCCCAAAGAGGCATTGAGCATCGCCATTGAAGTATGCGATGCGCTTGATTTTGCCCATAAGAATCATATTGTCCACCGTGACGTTAAGCCGGCTAACATTCTGCTTTCTGAGAATGGAAAAGCGAAAATAGTGGATTTTGGCCTCGCGGAGATTTTGGGAAGCGGTTCTTATGCAGGTGGTGCAGGAACCTACGCATATATGGCGCCAGAGGACTTCGAGGAAAAAGAGCATTCGGACCATCGGTCAGATATTTGGTCGGTCGGCGTTGCTCTCTACGAAATGCTTACTGGACAGCGCCCTTTCCAAGCAGCAAAGCCCAAGGACCCATTCTCGTGGAAGCGAGCGGTCGAGGAAGACACGCCAATTCCAATTACCGAACTCGAACCATCTTTACCGGGTGGTTTGGAGCAGGTTATCTGCAAAGCACTGGCGAAGGATAAATATGACCGCTACCAGAGTGCAGCTGAGTTACGGGATGACTTAAAGTTTATCCTAGGGCGCATTGATAAGTCGGTTCCGCAAGCAGACTCTAAACATTTCGAGAATCTGCCTGCGTCAAATAAAGAAGAGTTCAAGAATCCAGAAATTGAACTCTCGCTGGACGAATTGAACTTTGGCAAAGTTCGCCAGGGGGAAACAAAGAGCCTGAAGCTCCGAGTTCGCGCACCGGGGCGAGGAAAAACAAAAGGGAGAGTTGCTTCTCAGCCGGGATGGCTAAGTGTCAGCCCACGGGTTTTCAACAGCCGCAAGCAGAGTCTGTTTCTGGTTGCTGAAGGGGGAAATGTTTGGCGGCCTGGCATTTATGAGGACCATCTAACATTGGAAATAGATGGCCAAGCGATTACTATTCCGGCGGTTGTGGAAATTCTGCCGGCGAGAAGGCAGTTTGAAGAAGTATTTTGGTGGTATGTACCGCTTCTTGTCATGTGCATGCTTCCACTTTTGCCTGCAGTGATGGGAAAGGGCGGAGTAATTGGGGTAGGATTAATTATAGCAGGCCTTCTTGCCGCCATGCTCTTTATCATTAGCATGGCTGCTGATTTGGGAATTCTCGAGAGGTTTGTTCCTGGAGTAATTGCTGGCGTTGGCTTAGGCGCTATCATTGGCATAGTGAAGTCTTTTGCGGAAGGTAATTCGGCGCTTGGAGCTGGCCAGATTATAATCACATTGGCAATTGGTACGGTGTTGTGCTTGCTAATCGTAGCGCAATTACTAACAGCATCGCGCTGGCGGCTGTGGGCGATTGCACTACTCTTTATTTCGCTTGCATCTTTTGCGATACTATTAAGGTAA
- a CDS encoding HEAT repeat domain-containing protein, with protein sequence MNKKKLFWRILIVGVILYGITKGITNHVEMSRLAHDLRYGTQQQKVAAARELMERDRLFDTMQEMTRLERINIIRTVIRRMPGPMTVKQCLVLLKDPRVTVRNRVAAALVVLGRDHIDLLVPALKDSDENVRKGVSNALVAIGPPAISKVKEAVRAPETRVAASDVLIRIGEPSVPAFVELLRDKDQDVRMTAAVCLGKIGSMKATPALIKSTRDIAAVRRVAISSLCTICDPRATDIFIEVLGNPNDDGEVRARAARSLSVVGGEKAVKALVAALTDFDLKVRTSVISSLQRVGAPAVGPVVAAMSGPRDLRRAAAAVLEKIDSPEAAKVLLVLASDPDPVIRLSAAKGLGEQTATLELEPLVKLLGDPDGRVAEAAVDSLAYIGDKAVPKLVSVLSSNASDVVKYRACRALAVIGANATPALLKVLASGGASSKWAAYALGLIGDYRAKPSLEKMAKTAAPDLRWTIERALQRL encoded by the coding sequence TTGAATAAGAAAAAACTATTCTGGAGAATTTTGATTGTCGGAGTAATTCTTTATGGTATTACCAAAGGTATTACAAATCACGTGGAGATGAGTAGATTGGCTCACGACCTTCGCTATGGCACTCAACAACAAAAGGTTGCCGCCGCTAGGGAGCTCATGGAGCGTGATCGATTATTTGATACAATGCAAGAAATGACGCGGCTTGAGCGCATAAACATCATACGCACGGTTATCCGACGCATGCCTGGGCCAATGACGGTAAAGCAGTGCTTGGTTCTCCTCAAAGACCCAAGGGTTACAGTTCGCAACAGAGTTGCAGCAGCACTTGTCGTACTAGGCAGGGACCATATAGATTTGCTTGTGCCCGCGTTAAAAGATTCCGACGAAAACGTGCGCAAGGGTGTTTCAAATGCACTTGTTGCAATTGGGCCACCAGCAATCTCCAAGGTTAAGGAAGCTGTGCGAGCTCCTGAAACAAGGGTAGCGGCAAGCGATGTATTAATTCGGATTGGCGAGCCGAGTGTTCCGGCGTTCGTTGAGCTGCTCAGAGATAAAGACCAGGATGTGCGAATGACCGCGGCTGTATGTCTTGGTAAGATAGGCAGCATGAAGGCAACGCCTGCTCTAATTAAAAGCACCCGTGACATTGCAGCCGTGCGCCGGGTGGCAATCAGTTCTTTGTGCACGATATGCGACCCAAGAGCGACAGACATATTTATAGAGGTTCTTGGCAATCCCAACGACGATGGTGAAGTGCGCGCACGTGCTGCCAGGTCGCTAAGCGTCGTTGGCGGGGAAAAAGCAGTTAAAGCTTTGGTTGCGGCATTAACAGATTTTGACTTGAAAGTTAGGACTTCGGTTATCTCCAGCTTGCAGAGAGTTGGAGCGCCGGCGGTAGGACCAGTAGTTGCTGCCATGTCAGGCCCGCGAGACTTGAGAAGAGCAGCAGCGGCCGTGCTCGAGAAGATTGATTCGCCCGAAGCTGCAAAGGTTTTGCTAGTACTTGCTAGCGATCCTGACCCAGTAATACGCCTATCAGCTGCTAAGGGACTTGGTGAGCAGACTGCAACTCTTGAGCTTGAACCGCTTGTAAAATTACTGGGAGATCCAGACGGAAGAGTAGCAGAGGCAGCAGTTGATTCTCTTGCTTATATAGGTGACAAAGCTGTTCCCAAGCTGGTTTCAGTGCTCAGTTCAAATGCTAGCGATGTGGTCAAGTACCGCGCATGTCGCGCATTGGCAGTGATTGGCGCAAATGCAACTCCTGCGTTGCTTAAGGTGCTTGCTTCGGGAGGTGCTTCATCAAAATGGGCGGCTTATGCGCTGGGACTTATTGGAGACTACCGAGCAAAACCAAGCTTGGAAAAAATGGCAAAGACAGCGGCCCCCGACCTGCGCTGGACCATCGAACGTGCCCTCCAGCGTCTATAA
- the csrA gene encoding carbon storage regulator CsrA codes for MLVLARKVGQRIVIAGDIEITVVEIRGEQVRLGITAPKNVSIYRKELLEQVTAENIEAAATAQDNGELLNHGEKKE; via the coding sequence ATGTTAGTCTTGGCCAGAAAAGTTGGCCAGCGAATCGTCATCGCCGGTGACATAGAGATCACTGTGGTAGAGATCCGTGGCGAGCAAGTTCGCTTGGGGATCACAGCACCCAAGAACGTTTCAATTTACAGGAAAGAGCTTCTTGAGCAAGTAACGGCTGAGAACATAGAAGCCGCAGCTACAGCCCAGGACAACGGCGAACTGCTCAACCATGGAGAGAAAAAGGAATAA
- the accB gene encoding acetyl-CoA carboxylase biotin carboxyl carrier protein, protein MSSNIDYEKLERLVSLVEENNLTELTIEEEGFSVTIKAKEDHAVTLMPSIDLTTVAELPKEEGPAEVESISLEEAVSEEHLYQLRSPMIGVFYRCPSPDSPPYVEIGDIVEPGQTVGLIEAMKVFSEIPTEQGGKVVAIFVENAKLVQQGDILMTIDTSLTE, encoded by the coding sequence ATGAGCTCAAATATTGATTACGAAAAGCTGGAAAGATTGGTTTCATTAGTGGAAGAAAACAACCTTACAGAGTTGACGATTGAAGAAGAAGGCTTTAGCGTCACAATCAAGGCCAAGGAAGACCACGCCGTTACTTTAATGCCTAGTATTGATCTTACAACTGTTGCCGAATTACCTAAGGAGGAGGGTCCAGCTGAGGTCGAAAGTATTTCTCTAGAAGAGGCTGTTTCTGAGGAACACCTATACCAACTGAGATCTCCTATGATTGGTGTGTTCTATCGCTGTCCTTCTCCCGATTCTCCACCCTATGTAGAAATTGGCGACATCGTTGAGCCAGGGCAGACAGTAGGATTAATCGAAGCCATGAAGGTGTTTAGCGAGATACCAACTGAGCAAGGTGGCAAGGTAGTCGCGATTTTTGTTGAGAACGCCAAGCTTGTCCAGCAAGGTGATATTCTGATGACGATAGATACCTCATTAACTGAGTGA
- a CDS encoding homoserine dehydrogenase, whose protein sequence is MKPLIKVGLIGFGTVGTGTAKLLLENAEEICRKVGSKIELSVICDLDISTPRAVKVDPSLLTTNVSKVIDDPEVDIVVELIGGVKPAGDFIHRALKNGKHVVTANKELIAKEGRTLLAEAQDSGLDLYFEGSVGGGIPIISPLRVCLAANQITEVMGIVNGTTNYILTKMDNEGKDFAEALAEAQKAGYAESDPTNDIEGYDAQYKIAILASLAFGSVVDVRQIYTEGITKVAQRDIEYARELGYVIKLLAIARANCQSIQARVHPTLISAKHPLASVSDVYNAIYVRGDFVQDVMFYGRGAGSLPTASAVVGDIMEIARNINAGSNARLPFPFQDERPVQGIEAIQARYYVRMLVADRPGVLAALAKVFGDNQVSIASVVQKDSQGDKAEIVLITHVVAERNFRKAMEEMGRLQEVSEICNWIRVEE, encoded by the coding sequence TTGAAGCCTCTAATTAAGGTCGGACTTATTGGATTCGGGACAGTCGGTACGGGGACAGCCAAACTTCTACTAGAGAATGCAGAAGAAATTTGTCGCAAAGTTGGTTCGAAAATCGAACTTTCCGTAATCTGCGATCTTGATATTTCCACACCACGAGCTGTCAAAGTTGACCCCAGCTTACTCACTACCAATGTCTCCAAAGTTATCGATGACCCGGAGGTAGATATCGTCGTAGAATTGATTGGAGGCGTAAAGCCAGCTGGCGATTTTATTCATCGTGCTCTCAAGAACGGCAAGCACGTTGTTACTGCGAACAAAGAACTAATCGCAAAGGAAGGGCGGACACTTCTTGCTGAAGCTCAAGATAGCGGTCTTGATCTTTACTTCGAAGGTAGTGTCGGTGGAGGCATTCCAATCATTAGCCCTCTACGCGTGTGCCTGGCCGCAAACCAAATCACCGAGGTTATGGGAATTGTCAACGGTACAACTAACTATATTCTCACCAAGATGGATAATGAAGGCAAAGATTTTGCCGAAGCACTTGCAGAGGCGCAAAAGGCAGGTTATGCTGAGTCGGACCCAACCAATGACATTGAAGGTTATGATGCGCAGTACAAAATCGCCATTCTGGCATCGCTTGCATTCGGTTCGGTAGTTGATGTTCGCCAAATATACACCGAAGGGATAACCAAGGTGGCGCAGCGCGATATAGAATACGCAAGGGAGCTGGGCTATGTAATCAAACTGTTGGCGATAGCGCGTGCAAATTGCCAAAGCATCCAGGCTAGAGTGCATCCAACATTGATATCCGCAAAGCATCCGCTTGCTTCGGTGAGCGATGTGTACAATGCAATCTATGTCCGCGGTGACTTCGTCCAGGATGTGATGTTCTATGGCCGTGGTGCTGGCTCGTTGCCAACAGCAAGCGCTGTTGTTGGCGACATAATGGAAATTGCGCGTAACATCAATGCAGGTTCAAATGCCCGCCTGCCTTTTCCGTTCCAAGACGAAAGGCCGGTTCAAGGGATAGAAGCAATCCAAGCGCGTTACTATGTCAGGATGCTAGTTGCTGATCGTCCGGGCGTGCTAGCTGCGTTGGCAAAGGTCTTTGGCGATAATCAGGTGAGCATTGCATCTGTTGTACAGAAGGATTCACAGGGTGACAAAGCAGAGATTGTTCTAATAACACACGTAGTTGCCGAGCGCAACTTCCGCAAGGCAATGGAAGAGATGGGCAGACTCCAGGAAGTGTCGGAAATTTGCAATTGGATTAGGGTGGAGGAATAA
- the thrC gene encoding threonine synthase produces the protein MVLDQQTDIFRRVGVIERYRHYLPVTEKTPIITLLEGSTPLIRAENLARKIAPNLKIYLKYEGLNPTGSFKDRGMTMAISKAVEQGARAVMCASTGNTSASAAAYCARAGIDCIVLIPEGNIALGKLSQAMIHGAKVLQIKGNFDDALNLVKEITSNYPITLVNSINPYRIEGQKTGAFEICDVLGGPPDYHAIPVGNAGNITAYWKGYKEYLEHGKIDRLPKMIGFQAVGAAPIVLGHPVEKPETIATAIRIGNPASWKQAVAARDESGGLIDIVTDDEILEAYKMLANLEGIFCEPASAASVAGVYKLSRQGYFTEPATVVCVLTGHGLKDPDRAIKVATTPIIIEPNLKAILKAIGY, from the coding sequence ATGGTTCTTGACCAACAAACGGATATTTTTCGAAGAGTCGGCGTCATTGAGAGATATCGGCATTACTTGCCCGTAACCGAAAAGACCCCCATTATCACGCTCCTGGAGGGAAGCACACCTTTAATTCGAGCGGAAAATTTGGCTCGTAAAATTGCGCCAAACCTCAAGATATACCTGAAATATGAAGGACTGAATCCGACTGGCTCGTTCAAAGACCGCGGGATGACAATGGCCATCTCTAAAGCCGTCGAACAGGGAGCTAGGGCGGTTATGTGCGCATCAACTGGCAATACCTCGGCATCCGCCGCAGCTTATTGTGCACGAGCAGGAATTGATTGCATTGTACTGATTCCCGAGGGAAATATCGCACTAGGGAAACTTTCACAGGCGATGATTCATGGGGCAAAGGTTTTACAAATCAAAGGGAACTTTGATGATGCCCTAAATTTAGTAAAGGAAATCACTTCTAATTACCCGATAACTCTTGTGAACTCGATTAACCCTTATAGAATTGAAGGACAGAAGACAGGCGCATTTGAGATATGCGATGTTCTAGGTGGACCACCGGATTATCATGCAATTCCAGTAGGCAATGCGGGCAACATCACTGCATACTGGAAAGGTTATAAGGAGTATCTAGAACATGGGAAGATTGACCGACTGCCCAAAATGATTGGTTTTCAGGCGGTGGGTGCGGCACCAATTGTTCTCGGGCATCCCGTCGAAAAGCCAGAGACAATTGCAACTGCCATTCGTATTGGCAATCCAGCAAGTTGGAAGCAAGCAGTTGCAGCGCGCGACGAATCTGGCGGCTTAATTGATATAGTCACCGATGACGAGATTTTGGAAGCATACAAAATGCTTGCTAATCTTGAGGGAATTTTCTGCGAACCTGCGTCGGCTGCTTCTGTTGCAGGCGTTTACAAACTATCTAGACAGGGCTACTTTACTGAACCAGCGACCGTCGTTTGTGTTCTTACAGGCCATGGGCTGAAAGATCCTGACCGTGCCATTAAGGTTGCTACGACTCCCATAATCATTGAACCCAATCTTAAAGCGATTTTAAAGGCAATTGGATACTAA
- a CDS encoding phosphoribosylaminoimidazolesuccinocarboxamide synthase: MEDESEVIVLTTNIQGLPKFRTGKVRDVYDLGDKLLIVATDRISAFDVVMPNGIPDKGRVLTQLSLFWFDLTKNVVENHLLTADTDEILKVLESYGVADVESLRDLLDGRSMIVTKTKPFPVECVVRGYLSGSAWKEYKAGLQTAGDKFVDLHGHLLPSDLRESDKLPEPIFTPATKAETGHDLNISIQEMERMIGKTDADTLIKKTLAIYALAADYAASRGIIIADTKFEFGRLGDKIIVIDEVLTPDSSRFWDVNTYSPGGPQPSFDKQYVRDWLESIGWNKEPPPPVLPDDVVQKTAEKYREAYRRIVGKSLVPGA; encoded by the coding sequence TTGGAGGATGAGAGCGAAGTGATTGTGCTCACTACAAACATCCAAGGATTGCCAAAGTTTCGAACTGGTAAGGTTCGAGACGTCTATGACCTTGGCGACAAACTGCTGATTGTGGCGACGGACCGGATCTCAGCATTTGACGTTGTGATGCCGAATGGGATTCCAGATAAAGGGCGTGTTCTCACTCAACTTTCGCTGTTCTGGTTCGACCTTACAAAAAATGTCGTAGAAAACCATTTACTTACCGCTGATACAGACGAAATTTTAAAAGTGCTTGAGTCGTATGGCGTCGCCGATGTTGAGAGCCTAAGGGATTTACTAGACGGGCGTTCGATGATTGTGACCAAAACTAAGCCGTTTCCAGTTGAGTGTGTTGTTCGGGGTTATCTCTCAGGTTCGGCATGGAAGGAATACAAAGCTGGGCTCCAGACTGCTGGGGACAAATTTGTGGACCTTCATGGTCATCTGCTGCCGTCGGACCTTCGAGAATCTGACAAGCTTCCCGAGCCGATATTTACTCCGGCGACCAAAGCTGAGACGGGGCATGACCTGAATATCAGTATCCAAGAAATGGAGCGGATGATTGGAAAAACTGACGCTGATACGTTGATTAAAAAGACCCTTGCAATCTATGCTTTAGCGGCAGACTATGCAGCCTCTCGCGGCATAATCATTGCTGATACAAAATTCGAATTTGGCAGATTGGGCGACAAAATTATTGTAATTGATGAGGTCCTTACGCCCGATTCTTCACGGTTTTGGGATGTGAATACGTATTCGCCAGGCGGACCTCAGCCGAGTTTTGACAAACAATATGTGCGAGATTGGCTGGAGAGTATAGGCTGGAATAAAGAACCGCCACCTCCTGTTTTGCCAGATGATGTAGTTCAAAAAACAGCAGAGAAATACCGCGAAGCATATAGGCGAATTGTTGGTAAGTCGCTTGTGCCAGGAGCTTAA